The Porphyrobacter sp. LM 6 sequence GGGCCGAGCCGAGCATCACGCCCTTGCGCACGCGGTTGACGCTCACCCCGCGTTCCAGCAGCCGGGTCGAAATCCAGCCCGCCGCGAGCGCGCCGAGGCCCGATCCGGCAAAGGCGATGGCGAGCGGTATTGCCAGCTCCAGCGTCGAAAGCCCGAATTCCTTGCGGTAGTAATCGGCCAGCCAGAAATTGATGAACCACCAGGTCATGTCCGACAGCGCCTTGGCGACGATTATCGCCCAGGTCTTGCGATTGGCGAGGATCGATCCGTAGCTGTCGTCCACGTCTGCCGTGCTCGACGCCGAAACATGGCTGCGCTCATTGAGCTGCGAAAGGCCGCGCGCCAGCCACATCCATGCCGCGAGCGACAGAAATCCGCCGATCCCGCCCGCCACCAGCGCACCGCGCCAGCCCACCGCCAGTGCCAGCGCCGGAATGACAAAGGGCATGGCGATCGTTCCCGCGCCTGCCAGCATCGTCGCAAAGCCGAAAGCGAAGCTGCGCTTGTCGGGCGGGAACAGGGTGGCGACGGTCTTGATCGTCAGCGGGGTCTGCACCGCCTCGGTCACGCCGAGGCCCATTCTGGCCGCGACCACCTGCCAGGTGCTCAGCGCCCAACCATGCGCCATCGCGGCGAGGCTCCAGGCCGATGCGCCGACCTGCATCGAGCGGTTGACCCCGAGCCGGTCGACCAGCCAGCCGGTGAACAGAAAGGCAAAGGCGGCGGAGAACTGCGTGACGGCGGCCAGATCGCCGAAGTCGCTATCGGTCCAGCCGAAATCCTTCATCATGTCGGGCTTGAGGATCGCGATGATCGGGCGGTCCATCGCGTTGAACACGCCCGCGATGCACAGCACTGTGAACAGCGACCAGCGCAGCTTCGTGGTCAGGGGCGAGGACGATGCGGTCATCACGGCATCCTATCGATGAGCGGCCACGCTGGCCATCGGGAGGCGGAAATTATCAGGGCCGCCGGATCGCTCCGACGGCCCTGTATTTTTGTCACGACCTGAGGGCGCTCAGAACGTCCGGACGCGCAGGCTGATGCCGAAGTAACGGTCCGCATCGCGCGGGATCTGCAGGCGGCGGCCGCCTTCGACGTTGAGCAGCACGTAGCTTTCATCGGCGATGTTGCGGGCGTGGAAGGTCACGCGGTACTTGTCGTCCGGATCCGAGAAGCCGAGCGAGGCGTTCCACATGCCGTAGGGATCGATCACGGTCGACGCAGCCTGGCCAAGGTCCGACCACTGGCGGCTGGTGTGGCGGTAATCGGTGTTGAGGTACATCTGCACCCCGCCCAGATCAGCCGTGTAATCGCCGCCGATGGTGTAGACGAACTCGGGCGCGAGCGGCAGCTTGGTGCCGTTGCGCGCGTCGGGCGCGTTGGTGGTCGGGTTGGGGTTGAATTCCTTCACTCGCGCATCGGCATAGACGGCGCTCGCACGCAGGTTCAGCCCGTCGAACGGATTGACCACGAGGTCGGCTTCGAAGCCTTCGCTCTTCACCGTACCGGCGTTGGTCAGGTTCGAAATGGTCGCGCCGTTGACGACGATGAAGTTGTTCGCCTGGAAGCCGTCGTATTCGACCGTGAAGGCGGCAACGTTGAGCTGCACGCGGCGATCAAGGAACTGCGACTTCACGCCGACTTCGAAGCTGTCCGACAGTTCTTCGCTGATCGGCACCGCGTTGTTGGGCGCGGTGTGGTTGAAGAACACGTTGAACGCCGGACCCTTGTAGCCGCGGGTGTACGAGCCGTAGAGCATGATGTCGTCAGCCGGCTTGAACTGCAGCACGGCCTTGCCCGACAGGTTGCCGTTGGTGGTGTCGCCGCGGCTGGTGTTGGTGCCATTGCCGCCGCTGGCGATCGTGCCGCCAGCCGGGTTGCCGTTGGTGCCGGGGCCGGTCGCGGGCAGGCCGGTGGTGGCGTTCACCGCGGGTGCGCGGGTGTGGACGAAGGTCAGATCATCCCAGGTGTAGCGCAGACCGCCGGTCAGCGAGAGCGCATCGGTGAACTGGTAGGTCGCCTGACCGAACACGGCGTAGTTCTGCGAACGCACGTCGCTGCGCGAGGTGGCGAAGGGGAAC is a genomic window containing:
- a CDS encoding MFS transporter, producing MTASSSPLTTKLRWSLFTVLCIAGVFNAMDRPIIAILKPDMMKDFGWTDSDFGDLAAVTQFSAAFAFLFTGWLVDRLGVNRSMQVGASAWSLAAMAHGWALSTWQVVAARMGLGVTEAVQTPLTIKTVATLFPPDKRSFAFGFATMLAGAGTIAMPFVIPALALAVGWRGALVAGGIGGFLSLAAWMWLARGLSQLNERSHVSASSTADVDDSYGSILANRKTWAIIVAKALSDMTWWFINFWLADYYRKEFGLSTLELAIPLAIAFAGSGLGALAAGWISTRLLERGVSVNRVRKGVMLGSALLVAPLPLVLELNSFWPVAVMIGVVMAGHQGFSLSIFSTITDVVPETKVGRVTAFGAFMGNMGGVAISLITGRVLDAGLGFVPLFVFAASSYLVALAWFQWLLPTIRRPEEEDNLFA